Proteins encoded in a region of the Paenibacillus pedocola genome:
- a CDS encoding glycoside hydrolase family 32 protein: MKEFFYRPENAWVGDVIPYYEDGEFKLFYLHGWRENYREGMDQGWHLLGTEDLVNFREDGACRIEGGTGHILKVDDVYHMFYCIFPEGKQFACHAISKDLRSWEPVPEDTFGPDGEIYELADWRDPFVFWNEEEGQYWMLIAALKKGPTSRKGCTGLLSSKDLKQWEYREPLYAPNLHVGAHECPDLFRIGDWWYLVYSSYTGRFGTFYRMSRSLNGPWMTPQEEAFDGRAYYAAKSVSDSQKRYLFGWNPTKNDDLFGWNPPKSTGKDYDTWDWGGNLIVHEIFQRPDGTLGVKVPETVDSAFGTQVPATFEGIVGDWLISDNLLHCESPYAFAGCISQEELPGLCKVSAAVRFSGATQGLGFMLRAEESLDFAYYLSLEPQRSRITFRGPVMQSEEGGKTFPYEVELERPLQLLPEQEYELKIFIDGTICEIYIGGEVAMSARMYDIQHGKLAVFVSQGTAEFSRVKIERV, encoded by the coding sequence ATGAAGGAATTTTTTTATCGTCCGGAGAACGCATGGGTAGGGGATGTTATCCCCTATTATGAAGACGGGGAATTTAAACTCTTTTACCTGCATGGCTGGAGAGAGAATTACCGAGAGGGAATGGATCAAGGCTGGCATTTGCTTGGAACAGAGGATTTGGTGAATTTTAGGGAAGACGGGGCCTGCAGGATCGAAGGCGGGACCGGACATATTCTCAAAGTGGATGATGTCTATCATATGTTCTACTGTATTTTTCCTGAAGGCAAACAGTTCGCCTGCCATGCCATCAGCAAGGATCTGCGGTCATGGGAGCCAGTTCCAGAAGACACTTTTGGTCCGGATGGGGAAATTTATGAACTAGCTGACTGGCGTGATCCCTTTGTATTCTGGAATGAGGAAGAAGGGCAATACTGGATGCTGATTGCAGCCCTGAAAAAGGGGCCGACGAGCCGTAAAGGCTGTACCGGTCTGCTGTCGTCCAAAGACTTGAAGCAATGGGAATACAGGGAACCTTTATACGCACCAAACCTGCATGTAGGAGCACACGAGTGCCCGGACTTGTTCCGGATAGGAGACTGGTGGTATCTGGTCTATTCTTCTTATACGGGGCGTTTCGGCACCTTTTACCGGATGAGCCGTTCTTTGAACGGACCTTGGATGACTCCGCAGGAAGAAGCGTTTGACGGAAGGGCTTATTATGCGGCTAAGTCTGTATCCGACAGCCAGAAACGTTATTTATTCGGCTGGAATCCGACGAAAAATGACGATCTGTTCGGCTGGAACCCACCAAAGTCCACCGGCAAGGATTACGATACTTGGGACTGGGGCGGCAATCTGATTGTGCATGAAATCTTTCAGCGTCCGGATGGTACCCTTGGAGTAAAAGTACCCGAAACGGTTGACTCCGCCTTTGGTACACAGGTGCCCGCGACCTTTGAGGGAATCGTCGGAGACTGGTTAATTTCGGATAACTTGCTTCACTGTGAATCTCCTTATGCCTTCGCCGGTTGTATATCGCAGGAGGAACTGCCCGGATTGTGCAAGGTTTCTGCAGCCGTACGATTCTCCGGGGCGACCCAAGGGTTGGGTTTTATGCTTCGGGCTGAGGAAAGTCTGGATTTTGCCTATTACCTATCGCTGGAGCCCCAGCGCAGCCGGATCACCTTTCGTGGACCGGTTATGCAATCAGAAGAAGGAGGCAAAACCTTCCCATACGAGGTGGAGCTGGAACGCCCGTTACAGTTACTGCCGGAACAGGAATATGAGCTGAAGATATTCATTGATGGCACCATTTGCGAAATTTATATCGGCGGGGAGGTGGCGATGAGCGCCAGAATGTACGATATTCAGCATGGAAAGCTTGCCGTGTTTGTTAGCCAGGGTACTGCGGAGTTTAGCCGGGTTAAGATCGAAAGGGTATAA
- a CDS encoding winged helix-turn-helix transcriptional regulator, with the protein MRVCNEGFDKEFMDEKKDMYAIAFTQNVLSGRWKYFILWFLKGETRRYTDIKKFLGGLSQGSLTNQLRELENDGVIKREVYPEVPPRVEYSLTDKGIKLLPILEKMEDFGKEYGDIPKFEEG; encoded by the coding sequence ATGAGGGTTTGCAACGAAGGCTTTGACAAAGAATTTATGGATGAAAAAAAGGATATGTATGCGATAGCCTTCACCCAAAATGTTCTTTCAGGACGCTGGAAGTATTTCATCTTATGGTTTCTAAAAGGAGAAACACGCCGTTATACGGATATAAAAAAATTTCTTGGAGGGTTATCACAAGGTTCGCTTACCAATCAGCTTAGGGAGCTTGAGAACGATGGGGTCATTAAACGTGAAGTATACCCGGAAGTTCCTCCGCGCGTAGAGTATTCGTTAACTGACAAGGGTATCAAATTACTTCCCATCCTTGAAAAGATGGAGGACTTCGGTAAAGAATACGGTGATATACCCAAATTCGAAGAAGGTTAG
- a CDS encoding Gfo/Idh/MocA family protein yields MSKKIRTGIIGGSINNGWARGTHIPAIEHLNEFELTAVGTSNSESAKKSAEAFHADHGFDNMEDLAEHPDVDMLVVSINVKEHYNAVKAVAPAGKPIYCEWPLGSNTGEALEMQEWAASSQLPNAIGLQARQAPAINYVKDLLVEGYVGKVLSANLKVALDGMGGVADKATAYLFDRKIGGNLLTIVGGHNLDAFTYMLGDFTELSAVTAQQFSEVELADIRKVIKKTTDDQILITGKLTNGAAASVHIQGGVKHQTGLRLEIFGDKGTIVLSAPASIQFGSHKLQGAGPEDHELQELTIPESYYWVPDSLKNDSGFVLNIAQAYHKFARDIREGTSLAPSFTDAVKLHQLLDAVEHAAQTGERQYL; encoded by the coding sequence ATGAGTAAAAAAATACGAACCGGAATTATAGGCGGATCAATTAATAACGGATGGGCGAGAGGCACACATATTCCGGCTATTGAGCATCTGAATGAGTTTGAGCTTACGGCAGTTGGGACAAGTAATAGCGAGAGTGCGAAGAAGAGCGCAGAAGCTTTCCATGCAGATCACGGGTTTGATAATATGGAGGATTTGGCAGAGCATCCTGATGTGGACATGTTAGTGGTTAGTATTAACGTCAAGGAACATTATAATGCCGTTAAAGCTGTTGCTCCTGCGGGAAAACCGATATATTGTGAATGGCCACTTGGATCAAATACCGGCGAGGCGCTTGAAATGCAGGAGTGGGCGGCGTCCAGCCAGTTACCAAATGCAATTGGATTACAGGCCAGACAGGCCCCTGCCATCAATTATGTGAAAGATTTATTGGTTGAAGGCTATGTGGGAAAAGTCTTGTCAGCCAATTTAAAGGTAGCTTTGGATGGAATGGGAGGAGTGGCTGACAAAGCTACTGCGTACTTATTTGATCGGAAGATAGGCGGGAATTTGCTCACTATTGTAGGCGGACATAATCTGGATGCATTTACCTACATGCTTGGGGACTTTACTGAACTTTCTGCAGTTACGGCACAACAGTTTTCTGAAGTCGAACTGGCGGATATCCGCAAAGTTATAAAGAAGACGACGGATGATCAAATACTGATTACAGGAAAATTGACGAACGGTGCGGCAGCCAGCGTTCATATTCAAGGCGGAGTCAAACATCAGACAGGACTCAGACTTGAAATCTTTGGAGACAAGGGCACGATCGTGCTGAGTGCGCCTGCCTCGATTCAATTCGGATCACATAAATTACAGGGAGCAGGGCCTGAGGACCATGAATTGCAGGAATTAACTATTCCCGAATCATATTACTGGGTACCGGATTCCCTTAAAAATGACTCCGGATTTGTTCTGAATATCGCTCAGGCTTACCATAAGTTTGCCCGAGACATCCGTGAAGGAACATCCTTGGCACCAAGTTTCACAGATGCGGTCAAACTTCATCAGTTACTTGATGCAGTGGAGCATGCTGCACAAACTGGAGAACGGCAGTATTTATAA
- a CDS encoding spore germination protein → MEQQTTNKQLEPEMLYPDLAYNIERMQLEFLNCSDIMYRNCSIGGLNRATLIYVDGMCDVQAVDEFVLQPLIEHFRRSSMVDEGRAAELKEIFIPTLKIRIVFQTKEVIQAVLRGETAIFTEGNAFVMLADLIKMEKRAIEEATSEKVVRGPRDAFMETLRTNTSLLRRRLRSSKLKLESMTLGSLTETDIVIGYMEGIVKESLVKEVRARLQKIQIDGIIHSSNIEEFIEDNVFSPFPQIQNTERPDVAVSSLLEGKVIIITDNTPFVLILPMTYWSGLQAVDDYSDRFMYATFVRWIRYTFVHISLLLPSLYVALTTYHLQVIPTSLVVSIASAREGVPLPAVIEALIMEFIFEGLREAGIRLPQQVGPAVSIAGALVIGQAVVAAGIISTPMVIIVSLTGVASFAFPLYNLGTAYRMLRFPLLVIAGVLGFYGIVLFLIALSVHMVTLKPFGVPYMAPYAPMSTGNLNDVLVRAPKPRMRKLLPWLTNGKSERFPKRTK, encoded by the coding sequence ATGGAACAGCAAACAACCAACAAACAGTTAGAACCAGAAATGCTGTATCCGGATCTTGCGTACAACATAGAACGGATGCAGCTGGAGTTCCTGAATTGTTCAGATATAATGTACCGGAATTGCAGCATCGGGGGACTAAACCGGGCGACACTCATTTATGTGGATGGGATGTGTGATGTCCAGGCCGTGGATGAATTTGTGCTGCAGCCGCTAATCGAGCATTTTCGCAGAAGCTCTATGGTGGATGAAGGCAGAGCTGCTGAGCTGAAAGAGATTTTTATTCCGACACTGAAAATTCGTATCGTATTTCAAACGAAGGAAGTCATCCAAGCGGTCCTGCGCGGTGAAACGGCAATATTCACGGAGGGCAATGCCTTTGTGATGCTGGCCGACCTGATCAAAATGGAGAAACGTGCGATAGAGGAAGCCACCTCGGAGAAGGTAGTCCGTGGTCCGCGGGATGCGTTCATGGAGACGCTGCGGACCAATACCTCCCTGCTCCGGCGGCGTCTCCGTTCCTCCAAGTTGAAGCTGGAAAGTATGACGCTGGGCAGCCTCACGGAAACGGATATTGTGATCGGCTACATGGAAGGCATTGTGAAGGAAAGTCTGGTCAAAGAAGTGAGAGCCCGTCTGCAGAAAATCCAAATCGACGGGATCATTCATTCCAGCAATATCGAAGAATTTATTGAGGATAATGTGTTCTCTCCGTTTCCGCAGATTCAGAATACGGAGCGGCCAGATGTGGCGGTCTCCAGTCTGCTTGAAGGCAAAGTCATTATTATCACGGACAATACGCCGTTTGTGCTCATTTTACCAATGACCTATTGGTCCGGACTGCAGGCTGTAGACGATTATTCGGACAGATTTATGTACGCTACCTTTGTGCGCTGGATCAGGTATACCTTCGTGCATATTTCACTCTTGCTGCCTTCTCTGTACGTGGCATTGACTACTTACCATCTGCAGGTGATCCCCACTTCACTAGTGGTCAGCATTGCCTCTGCCAGAGAAGGTGTTCCGCTTCCGGCAGTTATCGAGGCTCTAATTATGGAGTTTATTTTTGAGGGCCTGCGTGAAGCCGGAATCCGGCTGCCCCAGCAGGTTGGTCCTGCAGTCAGTATTGCCGGAGCACTTGTTATTGGACAAGCGGTAGTAGCAGCGGGAATCATATCCACACCAATGGTGATCATCGTTTCTCTGACGGGAGTCGCTTCTTTTGCTTTTCCTCTGTATAACCTGGGAACTGCCTACCGGATGCTCAGATTCCCTTTACTGGTCATAGCCGGAGTACTTGGTTTCTATGGTATTGTTTTATTTCTCATCGCGCTCTCGGTGCATATGGTAACGCTGAAGCCCTTTGGTGTGCCTTATATGGCACCTTATGCGCCCATGTCGACCGGCAATCTGAACGATGTGCTTGTACGTGCGCCTAAACCCAGGATGCGCAAACTGTTGCCTTGGCTGACCAATGGCAAGTCCGAACGGTTCCCCAAACGTACCAAATAA
- a CDS encoding Ger(x)C family spore germination protein, whose protein sequence is MFKKLIVIFVALSLVLTGCWDRQELNDQAIILGWGMDLLEDGQYLATANLVLPLASKTGGQQGGEQGGRSGFMTETAYGKNNRDAEQNMQRKLSRVLFPGHRRNIFIGEKLAEHGVFSILDEYGRSPMVRPRANIFVVRKATAQEAMSLAYQLETNPAIAVQKIQEKSGAPISRSLLDFFISANGTGCGIMPALTILPPEVKIDKKSKNDSPPQTTLGIYGAAVFNGQLKLAGYLKYDEYWVRLWIANKLVFRTFTTIINAVDADKPGGAVEDALSGATSGKTVTVSVDSFKSDITPIFSGALPRFRILLEGKGYIEENNSPLNLSKPANVKKVEARMNQYLEEKIRRVVTKVQKDFKCDIFGFGDTIHHRHPYRWKKLAADWETIFPDIDLDITVKLNLTGTGLTGESLLPTREGGEE, encoded by the coding sequence ATGTTCAAGAAACTAATAGTGATATTCGTCGCCTTGTCGCTTGTTCTCACCGGATGTTGGGATCGTCAGGAATTGAACGACCAGGCGATTATTCTGGGCTGGGGGATGGATCTCTTAGAGGATGGCCAATATCTGGCGACAGCCAATCTCGTGCTTCCGCTTGCCTCCAAAACGGGAGGGCAGCAAGGCGGGGAACAGGGGGGCCGTTCCGGCTTCATGACGGAGACTGCTTACGGCAAAAACAACAGGGATGCCGAACAGAATATGCAAAGAAAGCTATCGCGGGTGCTTTTCCCGGGGCACCGGCGGAATATCTTTATCGGGGAGAAGCTTGCGGAACACGGTGTTTTTTCGATCCTGGACGAGTATGGCAGAAGTCCGATGGTACGCCCGAGAGCGAATATTTTTGTCGTCAGGAAGGCAACTGCGCAGGAGGCGATGAGCCTGGCATATCAATTGGAGACCAATCCGGCGATTGCCGTGCAGAAAATTCAGGAGAAGAGCGGGGCACCGATCAGCCGGTCACTGCTGGACTTTTTTATCTCGGCCAACGGGACCGGCTGTGGAATTATGCCTGCGCTCACCATCTTGCCGCCGGAAGTGAAGATTGACAAAAAGAGTAAAAATGACAGCCCGCCGCAAACGACTCTCGGGATATACGGGGCTGCTGTTTTTAACGGTCAGCTGAAGCTGGCAGGGTACCTGAAATATGATGAATACTGGGTCAGACTATGGATTGCAAACAAGCTGGTATTCCGGACTTTCACTACTATCATCAATGCTGTGGATGCGGATAAACCAGGCGGGGCGGTAGAGGATGCCCTCTCAGGAGCAACCAGTGGCAAAACGGTGACTGTCAGTGTGGACAGCTTCAAGAGTGATATTACGCCCATATTCAGCGGAGCCCTGCCAAGGTTTCGAATCCTACTGGAAGGCAAGGGATACATTGAAGAGAATAACTCCCCGCTGAATCTCTCAAAGCCGGCAAATGTTAAGAAAGTAGAAGCCCGGATGAACCAATATCTTGAAGAGAAGATCAGAAGAGTCGTCACGAAAGTGCAAAAGGACTTCAAATGCGATATCTTTGGATTCGGAGATACGATTCACCACCGTCATCCTTACCGTTGGAAGAAGCTTGCTGCTGACTGGGAGACGATATTTCCGGACATCGATCTGGACATCACCGTAAAGCTAAATCTGACCGGAACGGGGCTTACAGGAGAATCCCTACTCCCGACGAGAGAAGGCGGTGAAGAGTAG